DNA sequence from the Acanthochromis polyacanthus isolate Apoly-LR-REF ecotype Palm Island chromosome 5, KAUST_Apoly_ChrSc, whole genome shotgun sequence genome:
CTGATCAGAGAAGAAGAACTGAAAGAAAACGGTCGAGTTTCAAGCTGTAAAACCTAAACAGTGAGCTGAAATTCTGTgtagaaaaacatctttttctATTAAGAGTTATTGAATCCACAGTTGATAtaaatgtacactaccgttcaaaagtttggggtcacttagaaatgttcttttgaaagaaaagcatttttttcaatgaagataacattaaattaatcagacatTAAAtttagacattattaatgtggtaaatgactattccagctgtaaatttgtaatggaatatctccataggggtacagaggaacatttccagcaaccatcactcctgtgttctaatgctacattgtgttagctaatgatgctGAAAACCCtagtgcagttatgttagcacatgaataaaagtgtgagttttcatggaaaacatgaaattgtctgggtgacctcaaacttttggaTGGTAGTGTATAAATGTATAAAGAGATGCCATTTTTGAAccgtaaataaaaataacaaatccaGTTTGTGACAACTAAATTTACAGGGTTTCTCTGTGGAAAACATAAATTTACATACCAGATTTgtttaactgatgattagaaaacccttgtgcaattatgttagtacatgaataaaagttttcATGGAATACATGAACTTGTCTGGATGACCCTAAACCTTTAAACGGTAGTGCATATAAATctattacactgtaaaaactgtatttGAGCTGCAGTTAAAGTAAAGTACTGAAGTTTACTTTTGTGGATTCTACCAACTTGAAATTCTACTTTGTACCTTTAAACTGACATTCTAATTCCAGCCACAGTGCTAAAATTAGGTCTACTGCTCCTTCAGTGTTATGATATCTaagtttctttaaactttttggCTGCAACTCGATTAAGGCTTTGTTACACGCAgcattacagagaaaaaaaaaaggaatccaACATTCCTGAACAAAAATTTTTGTTCAGTACATATTTCAGTTGGAAAAAGTACAAACTTCTGGTTTCCTTAAAATGAAGTTGCAGTGATGCAAAGTGTTCATTTGAAAGGAAAGAGTGGCTCTAACTTTAAACCAGTTGAATTCATATTACTGCTTAAGAGAATCTGTTTTCAGTTGAAGCACTACATTTTATACAaccattcaaaagtctggggtcattcagaaatgtccttatttttaaaattaaatgaatcagaaatccactctacacattgttaatgtggtaaatgactgttctaacTGGAAGTTTGCACAGCTTGTGTACTTTCTTAAATTTCTGTCGATTCTTACTtgacttctgtcttttcttgaaataattttaaagaaGTGACCACGTTTCAGAATGTAGCAGACAATTACAATATCTGGACTTCCTCCTGTACAAAATCTGACACTTAACAGATTACAGTTGTGCTCCAAGACCAATTCACTggaaaaaactaaatcagaaaTTAAATTTTATGAGCAATGTGGCAAATTGAACACGCTGTGGGAAAACTATAAAATTCAGAGAAAATATCCGACTGTGATTTTCTGACAGATTCAGTACTTAAAACTCGATAGAGCATCAGAACATAAGATACCATCAAAAGAGTGACTGTCTAAATAACCAATGAAAACTTctaattaaatataatttaatcCTGGCATTAGTCTCAGTATTTAATAACACCTTGTACATTCTGAATAGCGGCTCACTGCATTAAATTGATTAACTGTTCAGCTGTAAACacttctgttgttaatttctCAATTTTCACTGTGAGTTTAACATCCCGGACACAAAACTTTcaagcagacaaacaaaaactggaTGTTGTAATGTTCAAGAATGTTGGTTTAAATCAAATTATTATTGTATTAATTTTAGATAATTAGAAGACAAACAGTCCACTGTTCTCCTCCTCTTAATTTTGGCCGCAACACAAAGATTCCCAACAGAAGACTGCAGTTACCAAGAACATATTAATAATAGATTActattaatattatatatattacactgcccgtccaaaaaaacaaaacaaatcgcCACTTAGAATTAACAGCAAATACGTAAGAGCCTtgcattggataattactgcagtgatgaataatttcagctgcaacaacttatttaaccctatctgatgcagtgaggagcttctcatttcttaaacaaccatgtaggaagacatatcctgtggtcatggaaaggatgttaattaaacaataatcaaattattggcctgcatcaagcaaagacaacaactaaggagatgaaactactaaaatcaggttcaGAACcatccaacacattattaaaccctgaaggatagtggagaaccatcatctttgaggagtAAATGTCgtcggaacaaactcttagatgattgtaggaaatcaacagtagaactcacggctTTGTTTAATAGttaaagtaagaacatttccacatgcacCATGTGAAGGAAACTCaagggattgggactaaacagctgtagctctaagaaaaccactgatcagtgagactaatcagaaaaaaagcttcagtttgctatggagcataaagattggactctggatcaatggaagaaggttatgtggtctgatgagtccagatttaccctgttccaaagtgatgggggcatcagggtaagaagagaggcagatgaagtgatgaactcatcatgtctagtgtctaccagcctgtgggggtttgtttatgatctggggttggtcaggttcaccaacgttatgttcccaaagaatgaggtcagctgactacctaaGTATACTAAAAAataccaggtctttacatcagtggagtttttcttccctgatggtgtggacatgttccaagatgatgatgccaggattcatggggctcacattgagaatgagtggatcagggatcataagacgtcattttcacacatggattgactccacagagtccagacctcagccccactgagaatctctGGGATGCGCTGGAGAAAACTttgtctgactctcccatcatcaacataagatcttggtagaaaattaatgcatctctggacagaaataaatgctgtgacgttgcagaagcttattgaaacgatGCCAGAGTGAATGTGTGCCGTTCACAGAGCTAAAGGAGGTCCAGTGAAATATCACAGTACTTGTTTTTTGGATGGGCAGTCATAATTACATTATTATGTGTTCTCTTTACCTTGTGATCtttgtaaagacagaaaaaaataatttctcagaCTTTTTACATCCCTAATGATCAACCAACTCCTGACTGTTTAACCCACACTGGACTTCCTGGACTGAAGCACCTGTTCAAGTGATCTGTCGGATttaatgactaaaaacaaattATGCTAGTTTATTTAATCCTGGCTGAGATCTGACCACAACCGCAGCACGTTCATCAGCACGCTGTTTTCCTTGTCTAAGTTAGATGTCTAAACAAGAATGACACCTCTGTACAGGTGGAAATGAGCTATaaaaaacagcagacaggagatcTGAGTCTGCTGTGCCAgcacaaacatttcttttcttgccatttttcaCAACTCAAACCTCCAAACACAGAGTTGAGAGTTGTGCTGCATGGAGCTGTGAGCTCACCGTGTCCTGTCTGTGTGTGGAATACTGATGAGGAAAGGCTGCCGGGGGAAACGTCAGCAATTATGGAGGCAGgagatgctttttattttgtcgCCCACCCTAAAATCCTCCAgacgctttaaaaaaaaaaaaacacctgattGCTCTGTGTGGGAATCAGAAACTGAAGCGGGTGATGAAGATTGAGGGTCTTACCTTGAGCTCCTTGCGAGCCTGAGCCCTCCTGTAGAGAGCCTTGACATTGCTGCCGTCAATCATCAGGGCCTCGTCACAATCCCTGACGGTGTCTTTGTACTGCTTCACTGACAGGTAGCACAGCGCCctgatcacacaaacacagcaaaccACAATCAagcatctgaaaacaaattcaagcCAAACACAGCAAGGCCTCTTTTAACCTTGAACTCTTCATGCATAAAATGTTTGTGAACACATGTGAGTGTTTCAGTGAACAACATTTCTCAGACAGGAAGGtctctctttttatttatttttttactgtttgctgGTTTCCAAGAAGGCTGTAAAATTACTGCAGCCTACACTTCACTCCAGACAGTTTAGGATTTGCATTTATTCTTAAAACCCCGTAAAGCCTCAAGTTAAGAAATAGCCAGAAAAatctattatttttttgttggcAACTTTTTGCTCACAACAATCTAAACCAGGGGAGGTAAACTCATTCTacttcaggggccacattcagcccaatctgatctcaAGCGGACTGGAAAGTCACAGTATAATAACCTAGAAATGACCACAACTccaatgtttccttttttttagtgcaaaaaaaaaaaagtccatctagaaatattcacatttaatgaattgtctttttataaaacattatgaacaacctgaaatttctcaagaaaaacaaatccaatTTCAACAGTATTATGTGTAACACTCACTCTGGAATAGTTCATTGTTGGCCGTCAAGATTCCAACATGAACGAGACACCTGCCAGTCACAATCAGTCACAATCAGACACttgggctgaatcccaaaccgccccctacacactatccctacacgctacccctccgtttgcgcgttcccgcagagggtcctccatattaagggccgtcccaaaccgcgtagtgcggagggagagtggactgttcagcccttaaatagcgagtctgcatcgatgctcactctggacaactttttcagaagtgcaacgtcgaaatggaggaggaaacaacatatcgatgtcaGTTCCACAtgtgtccattatttctcccacgcctttttcacactgacagaacatcacaaaaagagtggtgaaaaaagataaaacaaaagaaacaaatattctctgctgacgtttgatttaattgtgcgccccctgacaccttaaaatttgaacacaactgacagaattcatttattcattcattcatttgttggatttgaaatgccagacaataggattggaaaacatgcgagtgaaaaaaagtgggatgctttcgtcttctggaagcagcagcgatccttgatAGTTGCagcctgtgccacagcgctacagccacgcacagtaggcgtctttgtgttaccatggcgatgacgtcttccgttttccggtgaggcgacagggcgccCCATTcttgacgatcgtatttataccctcccccttcaataataggtgccctccacagctgcgagtgtgacttcttttggagtgacactcggtagtggagggggagtgtgtagggggcggtttgggattcatcCAAGCAGTCACAGTCAGTCACTTCCACATTACTGGACCTCCTCACCGTCAGTCAACACCCCTGAACCAATCCCCAGCAGTCTCTCTCACCTGGAATCCACCCCATTCCTTTGTTTGAAGCacatcagcttcattcagtcacacacagcaGGAATTTGAACAGGATCACCTCACACATCTCTGGAAACCACTCACTTTTCACAAGCCTGGACACTTGGAACTCATaccattaaccctttaagcttcagtcaattccagccgttttcagtacaaaaaaatcgctaatattctatttttaaatttaaaaaaattacaaaaaatacggggaatattggacgggcatcgcgaggtgcttttccttgaaaaggaccgattcggggattttataccgacttcaggacatgttttggacaaaatagtttactggcttgtgtcatctggatgtaaaaggttggattatggccgttttttgtggaatctttttttgtgtgtaataataaacccggaaatgtgagtcgcgctgtgtgcgttgaagccgtgtacagagaacggatggatgaatattcgtttttgtcggacaaatgtgtttttctcacccgctgtggtaattgcatctgaaagtggtttataccggcggattcatgagaatctaagctttccatcggtgtatagtgtttgtataatcgtgtttgcagccgtcggacattcttgaaattcctatgcaaattagtaggtgtactgccggcggtacactgaagcttaaagggttaaggagGAAGTGAGTTAAACTTTTGCTAAGCATGTTAAAATCTTTTTAGTATCATGCTAATGCTCATACAAATGCTAAGCCTTCACCCCTGGAACCCTGCTTTTGGATTTCTGGATGTCCCCCACCTGAACCCATACTGTGCTGAATGTTGGTTAGGCTTCAATGGAGAATTTGATTTGATGGCGAGCTACCCTGGAACTAACTGTAAACAGTTGGCTAGATCACCCCTTCGCCCACCCCACTGTTGGCAGGCCTCACAGCCTCATCCCTTCCCCACTGGTGTGGTAGGACTTGCTTGCTTTAGATAGACTGATTCACCTTGGTTggatttgttttgtctctttcatgGACTTGTTTTGAATGAACTATTTTAATTAACACCGCTGGCAACAGTGGAACCACGCTCACCTGTATTTATTGCCAAGCTGAATCTAGCACTGTTGCTTTTGATTGTCAAACGTGAAGCTACTGAATTCTAggtaaatgtttaatttattctcaatctgattttctgttaatgttttggtttatttattttttggtcattgtttTGACTTGATGTATAaaagtatttttgtttattaatttttttttaatacattactGGTAATCTAATTTGAGCCTTGTGTTCATTAATTTTCACACAGCTCCCAGAGCCAAACCTTTCCATAGCCTAGCCCTTAGCCCACCATTCCAAGTGCTACATAtgtctcagtttgtcatttacaaatcacagtttatctacaaaaagacataaaacatttagtcacaggtatctggaactgaatgatataacTTGATGATCAAAACGatagaagtcagacaaaaaacaaccataacaagacaaaacattacaaaaaggagacaaaatgacaaaaacaagaaacaaaacaagaaaataagacaaacgagagaaaaaatttgacaaattacaaatgtgcaacaaaaaatagacgaatgacaaaaaaattacacaaatgacataaTAAAAGACAGACGCggcaaacaacacaagcgagacaaaaaatagacaaaacaacaatgatgcACCAAACAATGAAcagagcaaaacacaaaatgaaaattaagacaaaatacAGTGttcacacttaaaaaaaaaaaaaaactgtgattaCAGAGTGGAAACAGACATCAGTATACAAGACATCAGCAGCTACCATGAGCTTCATTGGATGCATTTGGTAAGTTTTAAACTGACTCCTAAAACACCCAGACGTAGAGGCGTTTTGTGTAATGCAACAATAAGAGTCTCCACCGTGAAAACAAACACTACTGAAATTCCTGTTTCAAAAGCTGATATTGGAATTGCAGTCACAGCATTATTATCACAGTTTACTGAATCTGAGTAATTCTCGGCAtgccacagaaaacagtttttggactgtaggtaaaaatgtttttaaaaacagattctgTCCACAATAAACCTGCAGATGTAGAGAAGAATGAGTGGCTCACCGGTTGGTGTAGGTTGTGACCTCAGTGGGGTTGAGTTTGAGGCTCTGGGTGTACTTTTCTATGGCCTTCTTATGCTCTCCTTTCTTCACCAGGGCGTTGCCTTCGTCTTTCAGGGCCTGgcctttctttctgtctttgtcactGGGCGCTgatgaggatttaaaaaaaaaaaaaagattgaaaaagTAAATCAAAGCATGCCGTTCACATGCTGCAGGACTCAGATGTTTTGCtggttttactgcagttttCAAAGCACATTTTCACACAATGTCTGTTTCACATAAATAGAGCTAAAGTTGCATCATacacactgccattcaaaagcacgaggtcacttagaaatgtccttattgttgaaagaaaagccgttttttccaatgaagataaggggtacagaggaacatttccagcaaccatcactcctgtgttctaatgctacattgtgttagctaatgctgttgaaaggctaattgatgattagaaaacacctttgttcaattatgttagcacatgaataaaagtgtgagttttcatggaaaacatgaaattgtctgggtgacttcaaacttttgaatgtagTGTATATAGTGGAGCTAATTCCATATTTAGTGACCACAGCTTGTACAGCTTTTTGTGTCTGGCTAAGTCCTTCTGATCGCATTGAGGAATTTTCAgcggattttttttctgcagatttgtttCAGACATCTTACAGGTGCATCATGTTTAAGATCTAATCACatatttaatgatgttcaaTCAGCGGACTGTGAGAGACACTTTTAAAGCTTCACTCTGTGTTTCTTCAAGCGTTTCATGGTAGATGTTGAGGTCTGTTTCAGAATGTTATTCTGTTGGCAAGATTCTTCAAATGCTGcccctttttttcttcaaacatacagtaccgttcaaaagtctgcggtcacttagaaatgtcctcattttcttcatgaaaagcaatttttttgtcaatgaagacaacattaaatcaatcagaaatccagtctagacattgttaatgtggtaaatgactattctagctagaaacagctgatttttaatggaatatctcaatagcggtacagaggaacatttccagcaaccatcactcctgtgttctaatgctacattgtgttagctaatggtgttgaaaggctcattgatgattagaaaacccttgtgcagttatgttagcacatgaataaaagtgtgagttttcatggaaaacatgaaattgtctgggtgacctcaaacttttggaTGGTAGTGTATAAATGTATAAAGAGATGCCATTTTTGAaccttaaataaaaataacaaatccaGTTTGTGACAACTAAATTTACAGGGTTTCTCTGTAGAAAACATAAATTTACGTAccagatttgtttgtttgcttggtGCCGTTCTGTTGTGGTGTGGGGTTTGGTTGTGGTGTGGGGTTTGGTTGTGGTGTGGGGTTTGGTTGTGTGGCCTTGGCTGCATTTTGTTGGGCGAGTTTCTCCTTCACAGACAGAGGAACTGTGGGGATGGGAGGAAGCTTTTCTCTCCATGATGGACCATCTGCCTCTGTGAGTGCCTTTGTCATCctgcaaaacaggaaaaaaacaaaacaaatactttgTTTAGTGCTTTATAAAGAAGCAGATGCAGCTTGTATGCTGCACAGAAAAGGTAAAGGATGAAAGCCTCTGGTACTGGAGGCCATTTTTAAATTATGCTGGTCAGCTGTGTTAAAGCTCAGAATAGCTGGACAGTGGGTTAAAACCAAAACTATCTGGTCTGGATAGCTTTCACACTGAATAATTTACTGTGTTTGTCAACCTTTAACTGTAAACCAAATGGATAAAATTAGATCAGTGTAACTAAGGCTGCAGAGAATATCGCATCCAGGTGACATCTGAAATAAAagtttcagtcacattttacacaaaaatgcaaCTGAAAGTTAATGTTTTTTCGGGCACTGTAAATCTCAACTGAGCATTCCAGCTTTCATTTCAAAGCAGAGAATACTgctgacacaaacacagctgacaCTGATGTAAGCAATCCTTcatgacaaataaaacatgtccGGTCTACCTGTTGGTGCCGTCATGAGCCGCTGCTATGTTGCAGTCAATCTGCAGAGCGGTTTTGTAGTCTATGTAAGCCTGTCTGTAACGCTCCAGAGCTTCGTAGGCAGCAGCGCGACGAAGCAAAGACTTCACATTGAAGGGGAACAACTCCAGAGACCTGCGAAAAAACATGTACAGATTACAAGGTGGGTATTTTCTTCAGCTGAGACAGCAGAATGGAATTATATTGTTATATTGTTGTTTGACTCAAGGCTAAAACCTGCACGATAAACACCTgaaatgtgtcttttaaaaCCATTTAAGGGAGATTAAACTGTATTGTAACTCAAAGTCTCTGGATATTCTTGAACATCAGAGCcacatttgaaaagaaaagccaAGTTAGAGAAGCCAGAAacaataaaaggtgagaaagtGAAGCCcaaatagaagaagaaaaatgacaaaaactaagaaagctgcacaaaatgaaaactcagAATTACAAAACTGGGTGTAAAATGAtagacatacaaaaaaaacacttacaTGTTGCAGTCTTTGACGCATTCTGCACAGTTACCATCCTTCAGGTAGCTGGCTGCACGGTTAGAGTACAAAATGCCCAAATCCTCTGGGTTCTTTTTACCTTAAAAGGGGAAAAATTGTCTCTTTAGAAGCAGCATTTCAAACTAAAATCAATCTGCTCTGTCCGTCAGAAGACCCAAACACAGAAGACTGTCTGAACTGTTAGTATGAAAGAAATATGGAGTCCTTTTACTGATTGAAAAAACATTGATTGTAGTATCAGAACACAGACTGCTAAAGATCCAATTAGAGTCAATGGCagtatattttcattatttaagaaaataaatcaatgtgCAGGCATTACTTTATCACTGATGCCATTTTTGCAGTAAACAAAATGCACCAAGAGGTATCTCACACAGACATACGACACAAGGTTCAGGTGCCACAACGATCAAACACACTCTACATTTATATCTCTAGGTGgactacatacactgctcaaaaaaattaaaggaacactttttaatctaagtattggaTCAAgttagtcaaacatgtgggatactgatctggttaagtaagtaacagaggaggtttttagtcagtttaaactgctttggtgttcatgaatttaacaacagatgcactagaggggtaacaatgaacaaccccaaaacaggaatgagtttacaggtgaaggccactcacatttttttccttcctaatgttttctgactttttcaatagttttgcacTTGGCTAGGgcaagtgtcacttctggtagcatgaggcgatacctggaccctacagaggttccacagacagtccaactcctccacgatggcacatcaatgcgtgccattgccagaaggtttgctgtgtctcccaacACATTCTCAACAGCATTGAGGAGATTTCAGGAGACAGGTAGTTAGTctaagagagctggacaggaccgtAGAAgctcctcaacccatcagcaggacagctatctgctcctttgggcaaagaggaacaggatgag
Encoded proteins:
- the tomm34 gene encoding mitochondrial import receptor subunit TOM34, encoding MPQKQKLKSWSDLKQAGNERFKTGQYGEATTLYSQAIKELDKSSKKNPEDLGILYSNRAASYLKDGNCAECVKDCNMSLELFPFNVKSLLRRAAAYEALERYRQAYIDYKTALQIDCNIAAAHDGTNRMTKALTEADGPSWREKLPPIPTVPLSVKEKLAQQNAAKATQPNPTPQPNPTPQPNPTPQQNGTKQTNKSAPSDKDRKKGQALKDEGNALVKKGEHKKAIEKYTQSLKLNPTEVTTYTNRALCYLSVKQYKDTVRDCDEALMIDGSNVKALYRRAQARKELKDVKACVQDLNSLLKVEPKNTAALKLLQEVQKK